One window of the Pseudomonas knackmussii B13 genome contains the following:
- a CDS encoding complex I 51 kDa subunit family protein produces the protein MSEFTPVLLAPSAQVGANLQAWLAGNGGLGLRRALSDPAAIIPLLRQADLRGMGGAGFPTWRKWAAVAEQPGGQDKYVLCNGNEDEPGTFKDRVLLERSPHQVIEGALIAALAVGANQLRLYVNPHQRASLASLREAVQQWRQHALWDELCGALGRPLELHVVESSGLYIGGEETAVIASIEGGFPFPRSKPPYPAEQGVDGRPTLVNNVETLANVPHILRNGADWYAALGRGQAHGSKLYSLSGDVLRPGLYELPMGISLRELVFGQGGGMLLDRPFKAVFTGGPSNTLLTAADLDVALDFDSLRDRHSSLGTGAMIVISAGTSIVRKVAEYVDFFAAGSCGQCPPCKTGTYQLSRLLRRIDTGSGVTKDLRALESLCELLPGSGRCALVDGAVTVVRSSLEQFGDEYRQQLLDYPRGG, from the coding sequence ATGAGCGAGTTCACCCCCGTCCTGCTCGCCCCTTCCGCGCAAGTAGGCGCCAACCTCCAGGCCTGGCTCGCCGGCAACGGCGGTCTGGGACTACGACGCGCCCTCAGCGATCCTGCGGCGATCATCCCACTGCTGCGCCAGGCAGACCTGCGCGGCATGGGCGGCGCCGGCTTCCCCACCTGGCGCAAATGGGCCGCCGTCGCCGAGCAGCCCGGCGGACAGGACAAGTACGTGCTGTGCAACGGCAACGAGGACGAGCCCGGCACCTTCAAGGATCGCGTCCTGCTGGAGCGCAGCCCGCACCAGGTCATCGAGGGCGCGCTGATCGCCGCGCTCGCGGTCGGCGCCAATCAGCTTCGGTTGTACGTGAACCCGCACCAGAGGGCATCGCTGGCAAGCCTGCGCGAGGCCGTCCAGCAATGGCGCCAGCACGCCCTCTGGGACGAGCTGTGCGGCGCTCTTGGCCGCCCGCTGGAATTGCACGTGGTGGAGAGCTCCGGGCTCTACATCGGTGGCGAGGAAACGGCGGTGATCGCCAGCATCGAAGGCGGCTTCCCCTTCCCCCGCAGCAAGCCGCCCTACCCGGCCGAACAGGGCGTGGACGGCCGACCGACGCTGGTCAACAACGTCGAGACCCTGGCCAACGTCCCGCACATCCTGCGCAATGGCGCCGACTGGTACGCAGCCCTCGGCCGTGGCCAAGCGCATGGCAGCAAGCTCTATTCGCTGTCCGGCGACGTGCTGCGCCCGGGCCTCTACGAATTGCCCATGGGCATCAGCCTGCGCGAACTGGTGTTCGGCCAGGGCGGCGGCATGCTCCTCGACCGGCCCTTCAAGGCAGTGTTCACCGGCGGCCCTTCGAACACCCTGCTGACCGCCGCCGACCTCGACGTGGCGCTCGACTTCGACAGCCTGCGCGACCGCCACTCCAGCCTCGGCACCGGCGCGATGATCGTGATTTCCGCCGGCACCAGCATCGTGCGCAAGGTCGCCGAGTACGTCGACTTCTTCGCCGCCGGCTCCTGCGGCCAGTGCCCGCCGTGCAAGACCGGCACCTACCAGCTCTCGCGCCTGCTGCGCCGCATCGACACCGGCAGCGGCGTGACCAAGGACCTGCGCGCCCTGGAAAGCCTCTGCGAGCTGCTCCCCGGCAGCGGCCGCTGCGCGCTGGTGGACGGCGCCGTCACGGTGGTGCGCAGCTCCCTCGAACAATTCGGCGACGAGTATCGCCAGCAGCTGCTCGACTACCCGCGAGGCGGCTGA
- a CDS encoding HDOD domain-containing protein — protein MAQELTAEQIRQALQGISVPPQPQIMVDLQMEQFLPNPDLATIAKLISQDPGLSGALLKLVNSPFFGLANRITSIQRAVNLLGSRSVINLINAQSIKGEMTDDTIVILNRFWDTAQDVAMSCLTLAKRIGYEAVDEAYALGLFHNCGIPLMLKRFPHYMAVLEEAYASASDERRVVDTENRVLNTNHAVVGYFTARSWRLPEHVCEAIANHHNALSIFSDESCRNTQLKNLLAILKMAEHICGSYRVLGNQPEDHEWESVRSVVLDYVGLTEYEFENLKSSILELGVGQGSY, from the coding sequence ATGGCCCAAGAACTCACCGCCGAACAGATTCGTCAGGCCCTTCAGGGCATCAGCGTACCGCCGCAACCGCAGATCATGGTCGATCTGCAGATGGAGCAGTTCCTGCCCAATCCGGACTTGGCGACCATCGCCAAGCTGATCAGCCAGGACCCGGGGCTCTCGGGCGCGCTGCTCAAGCTGGTCAATTCGCCGTTCTTCGGCCTGGCCAACCGCATCACCTCGATCCAGCGCGCGGTCAACCTGCTGGGCAGCCGCTCGGTGATCAACCTGATCAACGCGCAGTCGATCAAGGGCGAGATGACCGACGACACCATCGTCATCCTCAACCGCTTCTGGGACACCGCGCAGGACGTGGCCATGAGCTGCCTGACCCTGGCCAAGCGCATCGGCTACGAGGCGGTGGACGAGGCCTATGCCCTGGGCCTGTTCCACAACTGCGGCATCCCGCTGATGCTCAAGCGCTTCCCGCATTACATGGCGGTGCTCGAAGAAGCCTACGCCAGTGCCAGCGACGAACGCCGCGTGGTGGACACCGAGAACCGCGTGCTGAACACCAACCACGCGGTGGTGGGCTACTTCACCGCGCGCTCCTGGCGCCTGCCGGAGCACGTCTGCGAGGCCATCGCCAACCATCACAACGCGCTGTCGATCTTCAGCGACGAGAGTTGCCGAAACACCCAACTGAAGAACCTGTTGGCGATCCTCAAGATGGCCGAGCACATCTGCGGCTCCTACCGCGTGCTGGGTAATCAGCCGGAGGATCACGAGTGGGAGAGCGTACGCAGCGTGGTGCTGGATTACGTGGGGCTGACCGAGTACGAGTTCGAGAACCTCAAGTCGAGCATCCTCGAGCTGGGTGTGGGGCAGGGGAGCTACTGA
- a CDS encoding nucleobase:cation symporter-2 family protein, which translates to MSSQETPVLADTNQRDLVYGLEDRPALPIALLAALQHLLAIIVPIVTPGLLICQALGVSPRDTNLIVSMSLVISGIATFVQCKRFGPFGAGLLIVQGTSFNFVGPLIAGGALMVKQGTPVEQVMAAIFGVVMAGSFIEMGVSRILPFVKRLITPLVTGIVVLMIGLTLIKVGLISMGGGFSAMSNGTFANSENLLLSGSVLAIIVALNRIPVVWMRSGAIVIALAVGYALAGYLGRLDFTGMHQAALFQVPTPLHFGLSFSWSLFIPMLVIYLVTSLEAIGDVTATSKVSKQPVEGPLWMQRIKGGVLVNGANSLLAGVFNTFPSSVFAQNNGVIQLTGVASRHIGLWIAAMLIVLGLFPSVAGIIQAVPEPVLGGAAMVMFGAVAASGINILAGIQLDRRALLIIAVSLALGLGVSQVPEFLAHMPAALRNVLESGVATGGICALLLNWFLPEAKAQA; encoded by the coding sequence ATGAGTTCCCAGGAAACCCCCGTCCTCGCCGACACGAACCAGCGCGACCTGGTCTACGGCCTGGAAGACCGCCCCGCCCTGCCCATCGCCCTGCTCGCCGCGTTGCAGCACCTGCTGGCGATCATCGTCCCCATCGTCACCCCCGGCCTGCTGATCTGCCAGGCGCTGGGCGTGTCGCCGCGCGACACCAACCTGATCGTGTCGATGTCGCTGGTCATCTCTGGCATCGCCACCTTCGTCCAGTGCAAGCGCTTCGGGCCCTTCGGCGCCGGGCTGCTGATCGTCCAGGGCACCAGCTTCAACTTCGTCGGCCCGCTGATCGCCGGTGGCGCGCTGATGGTCAAGCAGGGCACGCCGGTCGAGCAGGTGATGGCGGCGATCTTCGGCGTGGTCATGGCCGGCTCCTTCATCGAGATGGGCGTATCGCGCATCCTGCCGTTCGTGAAGCGCCTGATCACCCCGCTGGTGACCGGCATCGTCGTGCTGATGATCGGCCTGACCCTGATCAAGGTTGGCCTGATCAGCATGGGCGGCGGCTTCTCGGCGATGAGCAACGGCACCTTCGCCAATAGCGAGAACCTGCTGCTGTCGGGCAGCGTCCTGGCGATCATCGTCGCGCTCAACCGCATCCCGGTGGTGTGGATGCGCAGCGGCGCCATCGTCATCGCCCTCGCCGTCGGCTACGCGCTGGCCGGCTACCTGGGCCGACTGGACTTCACCGGCATGCACCAGGCCGCGCTGTTCCAGGTGCCGACCCCGCTGCACTTCGGCCTGAGCTTCTCCTGGAGCCTGTTCATCCCGATGCTGGTGATCTACCTGGTCACCTCGCTCGAAGCCATCGGCGACGTCACCGCCACCAGCAAGGTGTCGAAGCAGCCGGTGGAAGGCCCGCTGTGGATGCAGCGGATCAAGGGCGGGGTGCTGGTGAACGGCGCCAACTCGCTGCTGGCCGGGGTGTTCAACACCTTCCCCAGCTCGGTCTTCGCGCAGAACAACGGCGTGATCCAGCTGACCGGCGTGGCCAGCCGCCACATCGGCCTGTGGATCGCTGCGATGCTGATCGTCCTCGGCCTCTTCCCCAGCGTCGCCGGGATCATCCAGGCGGTGCCCGAGCCGGTGCTCGGCGGCGCGGCCATGGTGATGTTCGGCGCGGTCGCAGCCTCGGGCATCAACATCCTCGCCGGCATCCAGCTCGACCGTCGCGCGCTGCTGATCATCGCCGTCAGCCTGGCCCTCGGCCTGGGCGTGTCGCAGGTGCCAGAGTTCCTCGCGCACATGCCGGCCGCCCTGCGCAACGTGCTGGAGTCCGGTGTCGCCACTGGCGGCATCTGCGCCCTGCTGCTGAACTGGTTCCTGCCGGAGGCAAAGGCACAGGCCTGA
- a CDS encoding 2Fe-2S iron-sulfur cluster-binding protein has translation MNQEAALTVSIDGETISTSQGRSILQALLDGGRALTDGVGCMGQGVCGSCRVLLRRAGSAEVTTALACETQVEDGMQVSFLDHQPSARHHPYSPADWQETWSIQERLHATFPEASHCRHCGGCDRARPQHPGRLEVQKGVNLAAAGDLSAAWVFDECIMCNLCTIACPEHISPNHLGLYVRRLSAAVAFRPSDLTQRLWQIDKGEQRVDPDAEVN, from the coding sequence ATGAATCAGGAAGCCGCGCTGACCGTCAGCATCGACGGCGAAACCATCAGCACCAGCCAAGGCCGCTCGATCCTGCAGGCCCTGCTCGACGGCGGCCGCGCACTGACCGATGGCGTCGGCTGCATGGGCCAGGGCGTCTGCGGCTCGTGCCGCGTGCTGCTGCGCCGCGCCGGCTCGGCCGAGGTCACTACCGCGCTGGCCTGTGAAACCCAGGTCGAAGACGGCATGCAGGTCAGCTTCCTCGACCACCAGCCCTCCGCCCGCCACCACCCCTACAGCCCCGCCGACTGGCAGGAAACCTGGAGCATCCAGGAGCGCCTGCACGCGACCTTCCCCGAAGCCAGCCACTGCCGCCACTGCGGCGGGTGCGACCGCGCCCGCCCCCAGCACCCGGGGCGCCTGGAGGTGCAGAAGGGCGTGAACCTCGCGGCGGCCGGCGACCTCTCGGCGGCCTGGGTGTTCGACGAATGCATCATGTGCAACCTCTGCACCATCGCCTGCCCCGAGCACATCTCGCCCAACCACCTGGGGCTCTACGTTCGCCGCCTGAGCGCGGCGGTGGCGTTCCGCCCCTCGGACCTGACGCAGCGCCTCTGGCAGATCGACAAGGGCGAGCAACGCGTCGACCCAGACGCGGAGGTGAACTGA
- a CDS encoding FAD-binding protein, with translation MDQGIPYLQALDALRQGDCGEPPALADKQGLLDAHHPDYRPGSRVPLAIGANRGEQCPLALARLLQSNSQVDDADLAGAPVVNTDVLVIGAGGAGCAAAITAAEQGVRVLLATKLRSGDSNTVMAEGGIQAAVGDDDSLQQHFEDTLRTGHFCADRTLVARLAESGPETIRWLISQGMLFDLAEGGPMGGKLLRKKPGGASRARILSYRDYTGLEMMRVLREAVELEPRITLWNRCPLVELLSDENGQCVGAVLYNLERHGFILVRASRVILATGGAGRLHLNDFPTSNHYGATADGLVLAYRIGARLRELDSFQYHPTGLAWPSHLLGGLISEAARSAGAWLVNGEGQRFIDELQPRDVVAAAILRECAEGRGIERDGLAGVFLDTPGLERRFPGLLRQRLVSLCHLAARSNINPTREPLLVRPTLHYQNGGVGIDEYGATTVPGLYCAGEVSGGIHGRNRMMGNALLEIITFGRRAGAHAASTAESKPAPKVGLFHLYDWQRQLTLAGLPVDVRGPLLFPPYGNFDLRADASLRGTATGQRHAALPGNPETAP, from the coding sequence ATGGACCAAGGCATTCCCTACCTCCAGGCGCTGGACGCGCTGCGCCAGGGCGATTGCGGCGAGCCACCGGCGCTGGCCGACAAGCAGGGCCTGCTCGACGCCCACCACCCCGACTACCGCCCCGGCAGCCGCGTGCCCCTGGCCATTGGCGCCAACCGTGGCGAGCAGTGCCCGCTGGCATTGGCGCGCCTGCTGCAGAGCAACAGCCAGGTGGACGACGCCGACCTCGCCGGCGCCCCGGTGGTCAACACCGATGTCCTGGTGATCGGTGCCGGCGGTGCCGGTTGCGCGGCCGCCATCACCGCCGCGGAACAGGGCGTTCGCGTGCTGCTGGCGACCAAACTGCGCTCGGGCGACAGCAACACGGTGATGGCCGAAGGTGGCATCCAGGCCGCTGTCGGTGACGACGACAGCCTCCAGCAGCATTTCGAGGACACCCTGCGCACCGGCCACTTCTGCGCCGACCGCACCCTGGTGGCACGCCTGGCCGAATCGGGCCCGGAAACCATTCGCTGGCTGATTTCCCAGGGCATGCTCTTCGACCTCGCCGAAGGCGGCCCCATGGGCGGCAAGCTGCTGCGCAAGAAGCCCGGCGGCGCCAGCCGCGCGCGCATCCTCTCGTACCGCGACTACACCGGCCTGGAAATGATGCGCGTGCTGCGCGAGGCGGTGGAGCTCGAACCGCGCATCACCCTGTGGAACCGCTGCCCGCTGGTCGAGCTGCTGTCCGACGAGAACGGCCAGTGCGTCGGCGCGGTGCTCTACAACCTGGAACGGCACGGCTTCATCCTGGTCCGCGCCAGCCGGGTGATCCTCGCCACCGGCGGCGCCGGGCGGCTGCACCTGAACGACTTCCCCACCTCCAACCACTACGGCGCCACCGCCGACGGCCTGGTGCTGGCCTACCGCATCGGCGCCCGGCTGCGCGAGCTGGACTCCTTCCAGTACCACCCCACGGGCCTGGCCTGGCCGTCGCACCTGCTCGGCGGGCTGATCTCCGAGGCAGCGCGCTCCGCCGGCGCCTGGCTGGTCAACGGCGAGGGCCAGCGCTTCATCGACGAGCTGCAGCCGCGCGACGTGGTGGCCGCCGCCATCCTCCGCGAATGCGCCGAAGGCCGCGGCATCGAGCGCGACGGTTTGGCTGGCGTGTTCCTCGACACCCCGGGCCTGGAGCGCCGCTTCCCCGGCCTGCTGCGCCAGCGCCTGGTGAGCCTCTGCCACCTGGCCGCGCGCAGCAACATCAACCCCACCCGCGAACCCCTGCTGGTGCGCCCGACACTGCACTACCAGAACGGCGGCGTGGGGATCGACGAGTACGGCGCCACCACGGTGCCCGGCCTGTATTGCGCCGGCGAAGTCAGCGGCGGCATCCACGGGCGCAACCGCATGATGGGCAACGCCCTGCTGGAGATCATCACCTTCGGCCGCCGCGCCGGCGCCCACGCGGCGAGCACCGCCGAGAGCAAACCGGCGCCCAAGGTCGGGCTGTTCCACCTCTACGACTGGCAGCGCCAGCTGACCCTCGCCGGCTTGCCGGTGGACGTGCGCGGCCCCCTGCTGTTCCCGCCCTACGGCAACTTCGACCTGCGCGCCGACGCCAGCCTGCGCGGCACCGCGACCGGCCAGCGTCACGCGGCCCTGCCCGGCAACCCGGAGACCGCGCCATGA
- a CDS encoding class I SAM-dependent rRNA methyltransferase — protein sequence MTLPSLRLKANAERRLRAGHLWVYSNEVDVHATPLNAFAAGDQAILEMANGKPLGVVALSPNNLICARLVSRDTKHVLDKSLLVHRINVALSLRDRLFDKPFYRLVYGDSDLLPGLVVDRFGDVLVVQLASATMERHRDDVLAALLQVLKPSAVLWKNDSSARDAEGLERYVENAYGEVPEWVPLEENGVKFEAPVLAGQKTGWFYDHRMNRARLAPYVKGKRVLDLFSYIGGWGVQAAAFGASEVMCVDASGFALDGVERNATLNGLAEKVACVEGDVFDALRELKAADERFDVVVADPPAFIKRKKDLKNGEAAYRRLNEQAMRLLNKDGILVSASCSMHLPEDDLQNILLGSARHLDRNIQLLERGGQGPDHPVHPAIPETRYIKSLTVRLLPNS from the coding sequence ATGACCCTGCCCAGCTTGCGTCTGAAAGCCAATGCCGAGCGCCGCCTGCGCGCCGGCCACCTGTGGGTCTACAGCAACGAGGTGGATGTCCACGCCACGCCGCTGAACGCCTTCGCCGCCGGCGACCAGGCGATCCTCGAGATGGCCAACGGCAAGCCCCTGGGCGTGGTGGCGCTGAGCCCGAACAACCTGATCTGCGCGCGCCTGGTTTCCCGCGATACCAAGCACGTTCTCGACAAATCGCTGCTGGTTCACCGCATCAATGTCGCCCTGAGCCTGCGCGATCGTCTCTTCGACAAGCCCTTCTACCGCCTGGTCTACGGCGATTCCGACCTGCTCCCGGGCCTGGTGGTCGACCGCTTCGGCGATGTGCTGGTAGTGCAACTCGCCTCGGCGACCATGGAACGCCACCGCGACGACGTCCTCGCCGCGCTGCTGCAGGTGCTCAAGCCCAGCGCCGTGCTGTGGAAGAACGACTCCAGCGCGCGTGATGCCGAAGGCCTGGAGCGTTACGTGGAGAACGCCTACGGCGAAGTACCCGAGTGGGTGCCGCTGGAAGAGAACGGCGTGAAGTTCGAGGCGCCGGTGCTGGCCGGGCAGAAGACCGGCTGGTTCTACGACCACCGCATGAACCGCGCGCGCCTGGCACCCTATGTAAAGGGCAAGCGCGTCCTCGACCTGTTCAGCTACATCGGCGGCTGGGGTGTGCAGGCCGCGGCCTTCGGCGCCAGCGAAGTGATGTGCGTGGACGCATCGGGCTTCGCCCTCGACGGCGTCGAGCGCAACGCCACCCTCAACGGTCTGGCCGAGAAGGTCGCCTGCGTCGAGGGCGACGTGTTCGACGCCCTGCGTGAGCTGAAGGCCGCCGACGAGCGCTTCGACGTGGTCGTCGCCGACCCGCCGGCCTTCATCAAGCGCAAGAAGGACCTGAAGAACGGCGAGGCCGCCTACCGCCGCCTCAACGAACAGGCCATGCGCCTGCTGAACAAGGACGGCATCCTGGTCAGCGCCTCCTGCTCGATGCACCTGCCCGAGGACGACCTGCAGAACATCCTGCTCGGCAGCGCCCGCCACCTGGACCGCAACATCCAGCTGCTCGAGCGCGGCGGCCAGGGCCCGGACCACCCGGTACACCCGGCAATTCCGGAAACCCGCTACATCAAGAGCCTGACCGTGCGCCTGCTGCCCAACAGCTAA
- the ilvD gene encoding dihydroxy-acid dehydratase, with translation MPDYRSKTSTHGRNMAGARALWRATGMKDEDFKKPIIAIANSFTQFVPGHVHLKDLGQLVAREIEKHGGVAKEFNTIAVDDGIAMGHDGMLYSLPSREIIADSVEYMVNAHCADAIVCISNCDKITPGMLMAALRLNIPVVFVSGGPMEAGKTKLANHGLDLVDAMVVAADDSCSDEKVAEYERSACPTCGSCSGMFTANSMNCLTEALGLSLPGNGSTLATHADREQLFLRAGRLAVELCQRYYGEGDDSVLPRNIANFKAFENAMTLDIAMGGSTNTILHLLAAAQEAEVAFDLRDIDRLSRKVPQLCKVAPNIQKYHMEDVHRAGGIFSILGELARGGLLHTDVSTVHSPSMADAIAQWDITQTKDEKVHTFFKAGPAGIPTQVAFSQSTRWDTLDDDRAEGCIRSVEHAYSQEGGLAVLYGNIALDGCVVKTAGVDESIHVFEGTAKIFESQDGAVKGILADEVKAGDIVIIRYEGPKGGPGMQEMLYPTSYLKSKGLGKACALLTDGRFSGGTSGLSIGHASPEAAAGGAIGLVKDGDKVLIDIPNRSINLLVSDEELAARRAEQDKKGWKPAAPRARKVTTALKAYALLATSADKGAVRNKAMLEG, from the coding sequence ATGCCCGATTACCGCTCGAAAACCTCCACCCACGGCCGCAACATGGCCGGCGCCCGCGCCCTCTGGCGCGCCACCGGGATGAAGGACGAAGACTTCAAGAAGCCGATCATCGCCATTGCCAACTCCTTCACCCAGTTCGTGCCCGGCCACGTGCACCTGAAGGACCTGGGCCAGCTGGTCGCCCGCGAGATCGAGAAGCACGGCGGTGTGGCCAAGGAATTCAACACCATCGCCGTGGACGACGGCATCGCCATGGGCCATGACGGCATGCTGTATTCGCTGCCGAGCCGCGAGATCATCGCCGACTCCGTGGAGTACATGGTCAACGCCCACTGCGCCGACGCCATCGTCTGCATCTCCAACTGCGACAAGATCACCCCCGGCATGCTGATGGCCGCGCTGCGCCTGAACATCCCGGTGGTGTTCGTCTCCGGCGGCCCGATGGAAGCCGGCAAGACCAAGCTGGCCAACCACGGCCTGGACCTGGTCGACGCCATGGTCGTCGCCGCCGACGACTCCTGCTCCGACGAGAAGGTCGCCGAGTACGAGCGCAGCGCCTGCCCGACCTGCGGCTCCTGCTCCGGCATGTTCACCGCCAACTCGATGAACTGCCTGACCGAGGCCCTGGGCCTGTCGCTGCCGGGCAACGGCTCCACCCTGGCTACCCACGCTGACCGCGAGCAACTGTTCCTGCGTGCCGGCCGCCTGGCCGTCGAGCTGTGCCAGCGCTACTACGGCGAAGGCGACGACAGCGTGCTGCCGCGCAACATCGCCAACTTCAAGGCATTCGAGAACGCCATGACCCTCGATATCGCCATGGGCGGTTCGACCAACACCATCCTGCACCTGCTGGCCGCCGCCCAGGAGGCGGAAGTGGCCTTCGACCTGCGCGACATCGATCGCCTGTCGCGCAAGGTGCCGCAGCTGTGCAAGGTCGCGCCGAACATCCAGAAGTACCACATGGAAGACGTGCACCGCGCCGGCGGCATCTTCTCCATCCTCGGCGAGCTGGCCCGTGGCGGCCTGCTGCACACCGACGTGAGCACCGTGCACAGCCCGAGCATGGCCGACGCCATCGCCCAGTGGGACATCACCCAAACCAAGGACGAGAAGGTCCACACCTTCTTCAAGGCCGGCCCCGCGGGCATCCCGACCCAGGTCGCGTTCAGCCAGAGCACCCGCTGGGACACCCTGGACGATGACCGCGCCGAAGGTTGCATCCGCAGCGTCGAGCACGCGTACTCGCAGGAGGGCGGCCTGGCCGTGCTGTACGGCAACATCGCCCTCGACGGCTGCGTGGTGAAGACCGCCGGCGTGGACGAATCCATCCACGTGTTCGAAGGCACCGCGAAGATCTTCGAGAGCCAGGACGGCGCCGTGAAAGGCATCCTCGCCGACGAGGTGAAGGCCGGCGACATCGTGATCATCCGCTACGAAGGCCCGAAAGGCGGCCCGGGCATGCAGGAAATGCTGTACCCGACCAGCTACCTGAAGTCCAAGGGCCTGGGCAAGGCGTGCGCCCTGCTCACCGACGGCCGCTTCTCCGGCGGCACCTCGGGCCTGTCGATCGGCCACGCCTCGCCGGAAGCCGCCGCTGGCGGCGCCATCGGCCTGGTGAAGGACGGCGACAAGGTGCTGATCGACATCCCCAACCGCAGCATCAACCTGCTGGTGAGCGATGAAGAACTGGCCGCCCGCCGCGCCGAGCAGGACAAGAAAGGCTGGAAGCCGGCCGCCCCGCGCGCGCGCAAGGTGACCACCGCGCTCAAGGCCTACGCCCTGCTCGCCACCAGCGCCGACAAGGGCGCGGTGCGCAACAAGGCGATGCTGGAAGGCTGA